From the genome of Danio rerio strain Tuebingen ecotype United States chromosome 2, GRCz12tu, whole genome shotgun sequence, one region includes:
- the LOC110438146 gene encoding uncharacterized protein, with translation MAHSKDPVGHWKDLETWLSVVTGSLLPKAAETLQPLTQNQLDENIDSIMKQDPSQSFNHKELAKITGTLSHTLIATLKLSDRHASQLQHKLTRLQARIEQLELEAQERLEQPNEVDEGTTEEIDKLQEALTAITEEREQARADHADVANKLDYAEQLLKEAKVDLRDKKARIKALETHLSEARHEIDRLMQEVDDIKEESASELRHAYALRYEPPKTRCAPASPLPSRTGSPVPELSPIERGEKPCRRSSPTPSEEPYLTPQRREPVIASHRSSYSLDLKDLDKLARNIGKFTPSVSGGLEVHAYLQDIDFHLEMRPNVSDKERLYLLRATSSTEVRSFLDRQPARVKNDYRLLQEALIREFANPESDQGLLSALETKQARNESPHAYYNRLRQAFFGTHNEPNMEEDLNFKILFLRNLHPAVSQHLGVLACPRTMSIQQLRDLTQKAHDKQKMVLEKNTKTAKVLDFNTQNPELALEGAQRPNSMRPLSPAWNASSSNRQRNSYNDTRPKQRNSHWDGPRGQRRSPEHHRERNQWGSNKSWSPSKGRHQNPVSSSPRSQRRYSKHFHPDNAQTQSQQEENTPPGFDPQELVKLMMKEFLKCIEEDRKREKEKADSA, from the coding sequence ATGGCTCACTCCAAAGATCCTGTCGGCCATTGGAAGGACCTGGAAACATGGCTGAGTGTTGTAACAGGCAGTCTCCTCCCTAAAGCTGCCGAAACACTGCAGCCCCTGACGCAAAACCAATTGGATgagaacatagacagcatcatgaAGCAAGACCCAAGTCAAAGCTTCAACCACAAGGAGCTGGCCAAAATCACTGGTACTTTGAGTCACACACTCATAGCCACCCTCAAATTGAGTGACAGACACGCCTCCCAACTCCAACACAAGCTGACACGCCTGCAAGCCCGCATCGAGCAGCTAGAGCTAGAGGCTCAGGAACGTCTGGAACAACCAAATGAGGTGGATGAAGGTACCACAGAGGAGATCGACAAACTACAAGAAGCCCTAACAGCCATCACAGAAGAAAGAGAACAAGCCAGAGCAGACCACGCTGACGTCGCTAACAAGCTAGATTACGCTGAACAGCTACTGAAGGAAGCGAAGGTGGACTTAAGAGACAAGAAGGCCAGAATCAAAGCCCTTGAAACTCACCTGAGCGAAGCAAGACATGAGATCGACAGACTAATGCAGGAAGTGGATGACATCAAAGAGGAATCCGCCAGTGAACTCAGGCATGCCTATGCACTGCGCTATGAACCTCCAAAGACAAGATGTGCACCAGCCTCGCCCCTGCCAAGCAGGACAGGATCCCCTGTCCCTGAGCTCTCACCTATTGAAAGAGGTGAGAAACCATGCCGAAGATCTTCGCCAACACCTTCTGAAGAGCCTTACCTTACCCCACAGCGACGAGAGCCTGTGATAGCCAGTCACAGATCGTCATACAGTCTGGACCTTAAAGACCTTGACAAGCTGGCCAGAAACATTGGCAAGTTTACTCCAAGTGTGTCAGGTGGTTTGGAGGTCCACGCTTATTTGCAAGACATTGATTTCCACCTGGAAATGAGACCCAATGTTTCTGATAAAGAAAGACTGTATTTGCTTCGAGCCACATCCAGCACTGAGGTGCGCAGCTTCCTGGACCGACAACCGGCTCGGGTAAAGAACGATTACCGTTTGCTCCAAGAAGCCCTCATCAGAGAGTTTGCAAACCCTGAATCAGATCAAGGACTGTTAAGTGCTCTGGAGACAAAACAAGCTCGCAATGAGTCTCCACATGCTTACTACAACCGACTCAGGCAAGCCTTTTTCGGAACTCACAACGAACCGAATATGGAAGAAGACCTGAACTTTAAGATTCTCTTCCTGAGAAACCTCCATCCTGCAGTAAGCCAACATCTCGGAGTACTCGCATGCCCACGAACAATGAGCATCCAGCAATTGCGAGATTTGACACAGAAAGCCCACGACAAACAAAAGATGGTGTTAGAGAAAAACACTAAAACTGCAAAAGTTCTTGACTTTAACACCCAGAATCCAGAACTGGCACTAGAGGGTGCCCAACGCCCAAACAGCATGAGACCACTATCCCCAGCGTGGAATGCGTCTTCGTCCAATAGACAACGGAACTCCTACAATGACACAAGACCTAAACAAAGGAACAGTCACTGGGATGGACCGCGTGGACAACGACGCTCACCTGAACACCACCGGGAAAGAAACCAATGGGGGTCAAACAAAAGCTGGTCACCATCCAAGGGAAGACATCAAAACCCTGTATCATCAAGTCCAAGGAGTCAACGAAGGTACTCCAAACATTTCCACCCTGACAACGCTCAGACTCAATCCCAGCAAGAGGAAAATACCCCACCGGGATTTGACCCTCAAGAACTGGTGAAATTGATGATGAAAGAGTTTCTCAAATGCATAGAGGAGGACAGGAAACGGGAAAAGGAAAAAGCAGATTCAGCCTGA